The Gemmatimonadaceae bacterium DNA segment CGGCGGGTGACTTCGCGAATCAGAACGGCCCCGCCGCCGTAGAGCGGTGCGAAGAACAGTCCGGTCCAGATCGCGTCGATCGCGATGTTGCCAAGCAGGAACTCCGCGACCAGCGGCGAGAGGAAGAACAATCCGAACGCGGGTGCGATCCGTCTAGTTGTCGTAGCAACACGGCGTTTGATGAATGTGTTCACGGGGCGCTGCGCCCATCGCGCCGCGCTATGCACTGCCACGCGTCTGCAAGCAGCGCCCGCAGTTCAGTCACGCGCACGGTACGCAAACGCAACAGCACCGCCGGATAGCCGTTATAGTGCGGCTCCGTGAAGAACTTGGTGGGCTCAGTCTGAAGCATCTGATCCTTCTGGCCGAGATTCGCAACGCGGAGCGCCAGGACGGAGGCATTGGGGACCCGGGCCTGCTTGGGCTCCAGCCGCTCCAGCCGCTCGAGCCACACCCACGCGAAGCTTTTCCGCTTTCCCTTGATCGACACGGAGAACGCGAATCGGCCCGCCTCCTCCTCGGTTCCGGGAAGCGTCATCGCGATGCGGCGGACGTCAGCTTGTGTGGCCATATAGCATGGTGTGCGTGAACAGTCGAGGTGAATCGGCCCGGGTTTGCCGGAGGCTCCACATCGTGAGAGGTTGGAGCCATGCCCAGACGTTCCCCATTTTCGCCTGAGTTCCGCGAACGCGCCATCCGGATGGTGCTGGACCAGGCCCCGCAGCACGGCTCCCAGTGGGCCGCGATCCGCTCGATCGCCGAGAAGGTCGGCTGTCACCAGGAGACCCTCCGGAACTGGGTCCGCGAGCACGAGCGGAACACGGGCGTGCGACCCGGCCCGACCACGGACGACCTCGCGCGCCTCAAGGAGCTCGAGCGCGAGAACCGCGAGCTGAAGCGCGCCAATGAGATCCTGAAGAAGGCGTCGGCGTATTTCGCCTTGGCGGAGCTCGACCGCCGACCCAACTGATGGTGGCCTTCATCGACGCGCACCGCGCGGCGTACGGAGTCGAGCCGATCTGCGCAGTGCTGCCGATCGCTCCGTCGACCTACTACGAGGCGAAGGCGCGCGCGCGCGACCCGTCGCGCCTGCCGGCCCGCAGCCGCGCGGATGCGGCGCTCCGGCCGGCGCTCCAGCGCGTGTGGGCGGCGACGCGCGGGCGCTACGGGGCGCGCAAGGCCTGGAAGCAGCTCCGCCGGGAGGGCCGCGTGGTGGCGCGCTGCACGGTGGCGCGCGTCTTCAAGGCGATGGGCCTGCGCGGGGTGGTGCGCGGGCGCCGGGCGACGACGACCGTGCCCGAGCCGGCGGCGCACCGGCCGCAGGATCTCGTGCAGCGGAACTTCACGGCGACGCGCCCGAACGCGCTCTGGGTCTCCGACCTGACGTACGTGCCGACGTGGCGCGGCTTCGTGTACGTCGCGTTCGTGACCGATGCGTACTCGCGCCGCATCGTCGGCTGGCGCGCGACGACGACCCTGCGGACGGACCTCGCGCTCGACGCGCTGGAGCAGGCACTCTACGACCGCGCGCTCGACGGCCCGCTCGTGCATCACAGTGACCGCGGGTCGCAGTACCTGGCCATCCGCTACACGGACCGGCTGCTCGAGGCCGGCATCGAATCCTCCGTCGGCAGCCGCGGTGACGCCTACGACAATGCGCTCGCCGAGTCGATCAACGCGCTGTACAAGGCGGAGGTCATCCATCATCTCGGACCGTGGAAGGGCCTGGAGGACGTGGAGTACGCGACGCTCGAGTGGGTGGCCTGGTACAACAGCCAGCGCCTGATGCAGCCGCTCGGGGACATCCCCCCGGCGGAGTACGAAGCGCAGTATTATCACGCCCACGCCGCATCCGCGGCCGTGGGACTCAACTAACCGAGTCTCCGGGAATCCCGGGCCGATTCAGCTACCAGGAGTCCCACCGACGTGATGCCGCGCGATTCGAGCACGACCACGGGAAGTGTCGCCAGCGCGGCGAATACCACCAAGCCTTCGAGTGTCGACTTCGACTTCTGAGGCCGTGTCATCGTGCTGGAGTAGAATGGCACCCAAGTCGAGCTGTGTTTGCTGTCCTAATTGGTCACCTCTGCCGCGACCGTTGCCTTGGAGACACCTGTGGGCTGGTCCTCTGTCCTGACGCGCTGCGCTTTGCGAGCGACGCGCGCGAGACTCCGCCTCGCAGACTCGGCCTTCTCACCTTCGAGAATCTCGCGCTTCAGGACGTCGGTGCGAAGCACCGCCTGAATGAGTTCCGAGTCGATTCGCGTGTCAGGATTGAGGCGACGAAGCTCGCGACGGAGAACACCAACCACAGAATCGCTGCATACAAGTGCCCCGATTGCGTACTTACTCAACGCCTCCTGCTGCGCGGCAAAATCTTCGAGATGGCTCTTCAGCCAGCCCTCCTTCGAGAGCAGCCATAGCAAGGCAAGGTCTTCGTCCTTGCGAGGACTCAAGAGCGAAAGGTCGACTTCTGCGACAAGCGTGTGCTCAATTGGTTTTCCGAAGCCGACTCGATACACGAGCCAGCGTGTTCCGTTCGTGAGCGTTACCCACTCGCAACCTTGGTTTGCTGCGTAGTCCACCGCCTGCTTAACGTGATTCTCCTTGAGTCCGAGTCCTGCGGACTTCACCTCGATAAGCCACGCAAGCTTGCCATCGAGCTTTACCGCGAGATCGCAGTACGTGCCCCGAATTGCGTGCTCGGATGTGACCTCGGCGTACTTGTCGTATCCAAGAATCTCCGCGAGGATGTCCTTAACGATGGTCACCGTATCAGCCTCGGTGACATCTCTCGCGCGCGCCCCGTCGAGAATGGGCTGAAAGCGCTTCAAGCCAGCTGCGAGGCGGGAACTGACCTTTGCGGGAATCTTAGACATGGCACCGAGTGTTGAATAATTCGCTTCTGCGGAGGGCGAGTAGGGCCGCTGCATCCTAACATAAAGTGAAGCACTGGCCTCACAATCGCTACTGCGCCTGAGCTCCGAAACGGAGACAGCGACGAAGGCCACCGATGATGATAATGTGCCCCAACCTAAACGAGACGCTTGGTTCCGAGCACCGACTTCATTCTAGCTCTCTCGGCTCGGTCCGATCCGTGTCGCAGCACGAAAACGACCTTCCGCGTCCAGCCCAAGTCAGCCTCGACGATACTGTGCGTGGCATCCCGCGCCGAGCGCCACGATTTTGCCCGCATCGCATCTTCAAATAGCTCATTCGCCGGAGTTAGCCACTCCTGTGCGGGTGCTGAACGCGGCCGCAAGTTAGCACAGGTTACACAAAGCTTCTCAGGTGCAGCACGATCAGCGGCGCACACGTGTCGCCCGCAGGACGTGCATTCAAAACGATGGCGGTCACACGAGCGCCGCTCGCACACTGGGCATTCGTGAGTCCCTGTTAGCGAGAACGCGGCTCCATCGACGTGGCAGGTGGTGCGATGGGACTCGCACGCCTTCTCTCCGCGACGATCGCCGAGTTCGGACAGGTGCCTGTCGCAGTGAAGGGCGAGATCTTCGGCACATATCCCTAAGTGTTCAGCACACGCCATCGCGCCGCAGCTCGAGCACGGTGAGATTTCATCGACCGCGAACACCGCGGTAGGCTCGTACGCACACACCGCCCTGTCATTGACGCACACCAAGCGTCGAGAGCGATCGGTACGCCGGAGGTGCGTCGAGCAGTGAACGTGCCCATCTACTTCGCAACGCGCCTGGTGGTCCTCACACACAACTCGCTCACATGTTGCACACCCCGACACCTCGTCAGGCCCCACCAACTCGTTCGATCCTCCCTCGCAGCGCCGTACACATCGGGCGCAGAAGCGCCTAGCTCCGCGCGGCGCGTCAGCGGCAGAGTGAGAAGCGTGGCTATCGCAGACCTTGTCTCCACAAGTCGCGCACATCGCTATGCAAGAAGTGCAGGCGGGATGCCCTCCATCCTCGCACTCATCCTCGTGCGAACTACAATGTGAGCGGAGGCACGACACGCAGGTGCGAGCGTGTGCGTCGCACGCGGGCTGCGAGTCCACGTGGCAAGCCGCGATTCCGTGCTTCTCACAGAATGAGTCCTCGCACACCGAGCACTCACGATCACACGCAGAGCAGGTCACGTGATCGTGCCGGCAGACCGACACATCCTTCGGAGCCTTCGCGCCACAAGCTGGACAGCCAAAGTGCCAGTGTCTGTCGCCAGCAAGCACGCGCTCAGCAGTCGCCTGTCCACGATGTCCGTTCGAAGTCAGCGTCCAATGCGCCCGTTGAACCAGCACCTGCCATTCGGTAAGCTGAACTGGGTGGACGACCGCACGTACGTCATGGCGATCGCGTTCCTCTGCGAGCCGCCTGTCGCGCTCAGCCTCGAACACGCGCCTCGCATCACGATCGGGGATGGCAGTTCCGCGGCCGCCGCCCTCCTCCAGCATAGACTGATAGTATCGCTGAATGCGACCACTCTCGTGGG contains these protein-coding regions:
- a CDS encoding IS3 family transposase (programmed frameshift), with the translated sequence MPRRSPFSPEFRERAIRMVLDQAPQHGSQWAAIRSIAEKVGCHQETLRNWVREHERNTGVRPGPTTDDLARLKELERENRELKRANEILKKASAYFAFGGARPPTQLMVAFIDAHRAAYGVEPICAVLPIAPSTYYEAKARARDPSRLPARSRADAALRPALQRVWAATRGRYGARKAWKQLRREGRVVARCTVARVFKAMGLRGVVRGRRATTTVPEPAAHRPQDLVQRNFTATRPNALWVSDLTYVPTWRGFVYVAFVTDAYSRRIVGWRATTTLRTDLALDALEQALYDRALDGPLVHHSDRGSQYLAIRYTDRLLEAGIESSVGSRGDAYDNALAESINALYKAEVIHHLGPWKGLEDVEYATLEWVAWYNSQRLMQPLGDIPPAEYEAQYYHAHAASAAVGLN
- a CDS encoding type I restriction enzyme HsdR N-terminal domain-containing protein; amino-acid sequence: MSKIPAKVSSRLAAGLKRFQPILDGARARDVTEADTVTIVKDILAEILGYDKYAEVTSEHAIRGTYCDLAVKLDGKLAWLIEVKSAGLGLKENHVKQAVDYAANQGCEWVTLTNGTRWLVYRVGFGKPIEHTLVAEVDLSLLSPRKDEDLALLWLLSKEGWLKSHLEDFAAQQEALSKYAIGALVCSDSVVGVLRRELRRLNPDTRIDSELIQAVLRTDVLKREILEGEKAESARRSLARVARKAQRVRTEDQPTGVSKATVAAEVTN